The Canis lupus familiaris isolate Mischka breed German Shepherd chromosome 27, alternate assembly UU_Cfam_GSD_1.0, whole genome shotgun sequence genome window below encodes:
- the LOC100687968 gene encoding C-type lectin domain family 2 member F-like isoform X2, with protein sequence MLVMSSMICGGIVFLLWAMLGFPRKFKNPKIFEDNTCSEDETICPKGWNQIRNNCFFQSEYEKTWIDGQANCIAYRGSLAIFNSKNEVESLMPYLGPSSYWIGLKKLNASTPWMWANEDAFNNWFKIEGNGTCAFMFKKGISSTSCDDAIKYICSREALCL encoded by the exons ATGCTAGTCATGTCAAGTATGATATGTGGAggcattgtttttcttctttgggcaATGTTAGGATTTCCTAGAAAAT ttaaaaatccAAAGATATTTGAAGACAATACATGCTCTGAGGATGAAACTATATGTCCAAAAGGCTGGAACCAAATCCGTAATAATTGCTTCTTTCAATCTGAATATGAAAAAACTTGGATAGATGGCCAAGCAAACTGCATAGCCTATCGTGGATCTCTGGCCATATTCAACTCCAAGAATGAAGTG GAATCTTTGATGCCTTACCTGGGACCTTCTTCATATTGGATTGGACTAAAGAAGCTAAATGCAAGCACACCCTGGATGTGGGCAAATGAAGATGCATTCAACAATTG GTTCAAAATTGAAGGAAATGGAACGTGTGCCTTCATGTTTAAGAAGGGCATAAGCAGTACCAGCTGTGATgatgcaataaaatatatatgcagcaGAGAAGCCCTTTGTCTTTAG
- the LOC100687968 gene encoding C-type lectin domain family 2 member F-like isoform X3 — protein sequence MEGEAIENTDGVEVVEQEVKRPVKNPKIFEDNTCSEDETICPKGWNQIRNNCFFQSEYEKTWIDGQANCIAYRGSLAIFNSKNEVESLMPYLGPSSYWIGLKKLNASTPWMWANEDAFNNWFKIEGNGTCAFMFKKGISSTSCDDAIKYICSREALCL from the exons ATGGAAGGCGAAGCGATTGAAAATACGGATGGGGTGGAGGTTGTGGAGCAGGAGGTCAAGAGGCCAG ttaaaaatccAAAGATATTTGAAGACAATACATGCTCTGAGGATGAAACTATATGTCCAAAAGGCTGGAACCAAATCCGTAATAATTGCTTCTTTCAATCTGAATATGAAAAAACTTGGATAGATGGCCAAGCAAACTGCATAGCCTATCGTGGATCTCTGGCCATATTCAACTCCAAGAATGAAGTG GAATCTTTGATGCCTTACCTGGGACCTTCTTCATATTGGATTGGACTAAAGAAGCTAAATGCAAGCACACCCTGGATGTGGGCAAATGAAGATGCATTCAACAATTG GTTCAAAATTGAAGGAAATGGAACGTGTGCCTTCATGTTTAAGAAGGGCATAAGCAGTACCAGCTGTGATgatgcaataaaatatatatgcagcaGAGAAGCCCTTTGTCTTTAG
- the LOC100687968 gene encoding C-type lectin domain family 2 member F-like isoform X1, translating into MEGEAIENTDGVEVVEQEVKRPGIITKKMLVMSSMICGGIVFLLWAMLGFPRKFKNPKIFEDNTCSEDETICPKGWNQIRNNCFFQSEYEKTWIDGQANCIAYRGSLAIFNSKNEVESLMPYLGPSSYWIGLKKLNASTPWMWANEDAFNNWFKIEGNGTCAFMFKKGISSTSCDDAIKYICSREALCL; encoded by the exons ATGGAAGGCGAAGCGATTGAAAATACGGATGGGGTGGAGGTTGTGGAGCAGGAGGTCAAGAGGCCAG GTATAATAACGAAGAAAATGCTAGTCATGTCAAGTATGATATGTGGAggcattgtttttcttctttgggcaATGTTAGGATTTCCTAGAAAAT ttaaaaatccAAAGATATTTGAAGACAATACATGCTCTGAGGATGAAACTATATGTCCAAAAGGCTGGAACCAAATCCGTAATAATTGCTTCTTTCAATCTGAATATGAAAAAACTTGGATAGATGGCCAAGCAAACTGCATAGCCTATCGTGGATCTCTGGCCATATTCAACTCCAAGAATGAAGTG GAATCTTTGATGCCTTACCTGGGACCTTCTTCATATTGGATTGGACTAAAGAAGCTAAATGCAAGCACACCCTGGATGTGGGCAAATGAAGATGCATTCAACAATTG GTTCAAAATTGAAGGAAATGGAACGTGTGCCTTCATGTTTAAGAAGGGCATAAGCAGTACCAGCTGTGATgatgcaataaaatatatatgcagcaGAGAAGCCCTTTGTCTTTAG